The Methylomonas montana genome has a window encoding:
- a CDS encoding hydrogenase 4 subunit F encodes MIAAYLALLVPFVGIVFFALAGHHQDTGKLNIWFNAVSLLATIWLAINVLNNGTILSKGQAFIVDSFNVYLVVLTAFIGLTTSIFSAPYMEHEKEIGRLTERRLRLYYSMYQGFMLAMYLVLTTNNMGVMWVAMEGATLATVMLVSLYRTPESIEAAWKYFILCGVGIAQALFGTILLYYAAVQIGDGDNALLWSVLYANADKLNPDILQIAFVFLLIGYGTKIGLVPLHNWLPDAHSEGPTPMSAVLSGLLLNDALYAVVRNKMLVDGATHSNMAGLLMMGFGLLSFLVAALFLHRQKDIKRLFSYSSIEHMGIMTFAFGMGGPLATFAALLHMTVHSLTKSAIFVTVGHAAQLAGTQSMDKIRGLIKTQPKIGWGLLMGTVAIAGFPPFGVFTSEFLVLLATMHQYPWLAPLLLLGIGIAFAGLFRHIQPMVYGERPEGQFAVKANLWPVIIHLALVLWLGLAIPSFLANWFSQATLLISGSAPL; translated from the coding sequence ATGATCGCTGCCTATTTGGCATTACTGGTTCCGTTTGTCGGCATCGTATTTTTTGCATTGGCCGGACACCACCAAGACACAGGTAAACTCAATATCTGGTTCAATGCCGTCAGCTTGCTGGCGACGATTTGGCTAGCGATCAATGTGTTGAATAATGGCACCATTCTGTCGAAAGGGCAGGCGTTTATCGTCGATTCGTTCAATGTCTATCTGGTGGTGCTGACGGCTTTTATCGGCTTGACCACCTCGATTTTTTCCGCGCCTTACATGGAGCATGAAAAGGAGATAGGTCGGTTGACGGAAAGGCGCTTGCGGCTGTATTACTCGATGTATCAGGGCTTTATGCTGGCGATGTATCTGGTGTTGACCACCAATAATATGGGAGTGATGTGGGTAGCGATGGAAGGCGCGACGTTGGCGACCGTGATGCTGGTCAGCTTGTACCGCACGCCGGAATCGATCGAAGCGGCCTGGAAATATTTCATCCTGTGCGGGGTCGGTATCGCCCAAGCGCTGTTCGGTACCATTTTGCTGTATTACGCCGCCGTGCAAATCGGCGACGGCGACAACGCCTTGCTGTGGTCGGTGTTGTATGCCAATGCCGACAAATTGAATCCAGATATTCTGCAAATTGCCTTTGTGTTCTTGCTGATAGGTTACGGCACTAAAATCGGTCTGGTGCCTTTGCATAACTGGCTGCCGGATGCTCATTCCGAAGGTCCGACGCCGATGTCGGCGGTATTGTCCGGTTTGTTGTTGAACGACGCTTTGTACGCGGTAGTGCGCAATAAAATGCTGGTCGACGGCGCCACTCATAGCAACATGGCCGGTTTGCTGATGATGGGTTTCGGGCTGTTGTCGTTTTTGGTGGCGGCGCTGTTTTTGCACCGGCAAAAAGACATCAAGCGCTTGTTCAGCTATTCCTCCATCGAACACATGGGCATCATGACCTTTGCGTTTGGGATGGGCGGGCCGTTGGCGACCTTTGCGGCCTTGCTGCACATGACGGTGCATTCGCTGACCAAATCCGCGATTTTCGTCACCGTCGGTCATGCCGCGCAATTGGCCGGCACTCAAAGCATGGACAAAATTCGCGGATTGATCAAAACCCAACCCAAGATCGGTTGGGGCTTGTTAATGGGGACCGTGGCGATTGCCGGATTCCCGCCGTTCGGGGTGTTCACCAGCGAATTTCTGGTGTTGCTGGCCACCATGCACCAGTATCCCTGGCTGGCGCCGTTGCTGTTATTAGGGATAGGCATCGCCTTCGCCGGTCTGTTCAGGCACATTCAACCCATGGTTTACGGCGAACGGCCGGAAGGTCAGTTCGCGGTTAAAGCCAATCTGTGGCCAGTGATTATCCATTTGGCCTTGGTGCTGTGGCTGGGCTTGGCGATTCCGAGTTTTCTCGCCAACTGGTTTTCGCAGGCGACCTTATTGATCTCCGGGAGTGCGCCGTTATGA
- a CDS encoding formate hydrogenlyase encodes MNIEQQDFYTQAILSMAALVGLMSFLMLGQGRLLRLIFVFALQGLLLTLTTAVAAYSLNNHHLYISAALTMILKVAFIPWMLRRQVLHMHMDRDVEALKNKTAVMLVGASLMVFSYYILHPIVQTSSTIMVNALAVSLSVVLLGMLLMISHRQAVAHVVGFMSIENGLFFAAIVATNGMPMVVELGVAFDVLVAAVLFGIFFFHIRTSIDSLDVDRLNRLHEVDK; translated from the coding sequence ATGAATATCGAACAACAGGATTTTTATACCCAAGCGATTTTGTCGATGGCGGCATTGGTCGGATTGATGTCGTTTTTGATGCTGGGGCAAGGGCGGTTACTGCGGTTAATTTTTGTATTTGCGCTGCAAGGTTTGCTACTGACCTTAACCACGGCCGTGGCGGCTTACAGCCTGAATAACCACCATTTATACATTTCCGCCGCGCTGACCATGATACTGAAAGTGGCGTTTATTCCCTGGATGCTCCGGCGGCAGGTGTTGCATATGCACATGGATCGCGATGTGGAAGCGTTGAAAAATAAAACCGCCGTGATGTTGGTGGGCGCCAGTCTGATGGTGTTCAGTTATTACATATTGCATCCCATCGTGCAAACCTCGTCCACGATCATGGTCAATGCGCTGGCCGTCAGTCTGTCGGTGGTGTTATTGGGGATGTTGCTAATGATTTCGCATCGTCAGGCGGTCGCGCACGTGGTGGGATTTATGTCGATAGAAAACGGTTTATTTTTCGCCGCAATCGTCGCTACCAACGGCATGCCGATGGTAGTCGAGTTGGGGGTTGCCTTTGACGTATTAGTGGCGGCGGTGCTGTTCGGGATTTTTTTCTTTCATATTCGCACCAGCATCGATTCACTGGATGTTGATCGCTTGAACCGCTTGCATGAGGTGGACAAATGA
- a CDS encoding respiratory chain complex I subunit 1 family protein, which translates to MNWVVAVLQTVLFVALAPLLAGWLKFCKCRLQNRKAPSLLQPYRDLLKLTRKQPVVAEHASWLFTRAPYIIFSATVLAASVVPLITVDLPTTAIADVIVLVGFFASARFFLALAALDIGTAFGGMGSSREMTISSLAEPAMLMAIFTLTMTASTTNLSFAIVHVLNEGLVLRPSFVFALFALVLVAIAETGRIPVDNPATHLELTMIHEAMILEYSGRHLALIEWASQLKLMLYGVLIANIFFPWGIAEHFSAQALGYGLLAIIGKLALLAVMLAVSETLVAKMRLFRVQEYLSFAYLLGLLGMLSHIILEASR; encoded by the coding sequence ATGAACTGGGTAGTTGCCGTTTTACAAACCGTGTTGTTTGTTGCGCTGGCGCCGCTATTGGCTGGCTGGCTGAAATTCTGCAAATGCCGATTGCAAAACCGTAAGGCGCCGTCTTTGCTCCAGCCTTATCGGGACTTGCTGAAACTCACCCGCAAGCAGCCGGTAGTCGCGGAGCACGCGTCATGGCTTTTCACCAGAGCGCCTTACATTATTTTTTCCGCCACGGTACTGGCTGCATCGGTGGTGCCTTTAATTACCGTGGACTTGCCCACCACGGCGATTGCCGACGTGATTGTGTTGGTGGGTTTTTTCGCATCCGCCCGCTTTTTCCTGGCTTTGGCCGCGCTGGACATCGGTACCGCATTCGGCGGCATGGGCTCGTCGCGGGAAATGACGATTTCCTCATTAGCCGAGCCGGCGATGCTGATGGCGATTTTTACGCTAACCATGACCGCCTCGACCACCAACTTGTCGTTCGCGATAGTTCATGTATTGAACGAAGGCTTGGTATTGCGGCCGTCGTTCGTGTTCGCGCTGTTTGCCTTGGTGTTGGTGGCAATTGCCGAAACCGGCCGGATTCCGGTCGATAATCCGGCCACCCATCTGGAGCTGACCATGATCCACGAAGCGATGATCCTGGAATACAGCGGCCGGCATCTGGCGTTGATCGAATGGGCCAGTCAGCTGAAATTGATGCTATATGGCGTGCTGATTGCCAACATCTTTTTTCCGTGGGGCATCGCAGAACACTTTAGCGCCCAAGCCCTGGGCTATGGCTTGCTGGCGATCATCGGCAAATTGGCGTTGCTGGCCGTGATGCTGGCGGTCTCCGAAACCTTGGTGGCAAAAATGCGCTTGTTCAGGGTGCAGGAATATCTCAGCTTTGCTTATTTGCTGGGATTACTGGGGATGCTGAGCCACATCATTCTGGAGGCCTCGCGCTAA
- the hyfB gene encoding hydrogenase 4 subunit B has product MILVLAYIAVLLSFASGLLALISNQRAMLLVLSQRYSARFPEHRRCHELFAEILKESRYPLWLRQAVFALLGLSGVFAVAAGVIVMIGQQVITDQLSLGLPWLPWHVRFDGLSGFFFLIIGIAVGAVSLYGPAYVTEYKENQHPFAVLGLFTGLFVAGMLLVLLADDAFFFMIAWELMSVASYFLVAFQHEHSANRRAAFIYLLMAEVGALAIILAFGVLASFADGFTFDGLRQANLSPTWASIAFVLALLGFGMKAGIVPIHVWLPEAHPVAPSHISALMSGVMLKVALYGLIRFCFDLLREVQWQWGVVLLILGTVSALGGILYAMMQSNLKRLLAYSSVENIGIIFMVLGLAMIFMANAHPELAALGLLAALLHAFNHALFKNLLFLGAGILQHQTHDLNIDTMGGLIKRMPQTSFLFLVGCMSISSLPLFNGFVSEWVAFQTALQVSVLDNGVLRSLIPVSAAALALTAALAAACFVKVFGMIFLGLPRSRNSEKAQEVKDKSMLYGPTLLASLCFVFGIFPTLIIDLLNRVAEQLLGQSLPNYTGLNWLWLAPVATNKVSYSPPLVLIGALIAGGISFWYLRRNLETKTMRRSAAWDCGFGGLTPRMQYSCNAYTMPFRRIFAKVWLIDEQVNKDMRGALDMDVAAVHYQLQIQDHSWPRLYQPIANGVNQLAKQVGRIQTGNIRVYLGYSFVTLIIMLWVIS; this is encoded by the coding sequence ATGATTCTAGTGCTGGCGTATATTGCTGTGTTATTGAGCTTCGCTTCCGGGCTGTTGGCGTTGATCAGCAATCAACGCGCTATGCTGCTTGTCTTGAGCCAGCGTTACTCAGCCAGGTTTCCTGAGCACCGGCGCTGTCATGAACTGTTTGCCGAGATTCTCAAGGAAAGCCGTTATCCGTTGTGGTTGAGACAAGCCGTATTTGCCTTGCTGGGCCTTTCGGGTGTCTTTGCAGTGGCGGCGGGCGTCATTGTGATGATCGGGCAACAGGTGATCACCGATCAACTCAGCTTGGGATTGCCGTGGCTACCCTGGCATGTGCGTTTCGACGGTTTGTCGGGGTTTTTCTTTCTGATTATTGGTATCGCCGTCGGCGCGGTCAGTTTGTACGGCCCGGCTTATGTCACGGAATACAAGGAAAACCAGCATCCCTTTGCTGTTTTGGGCTTGTTTACCGGCTTGTTCGTGGCTGGTATGTTGCTGGTGCTATTGGCGGACGATGCCTTTTTCTTCATGATTGCCTGGGAATTGATGTCGGTCGCCAGTTACTTCCTGGTGGCGTTTCAACATGAACATTCGGCCAATCGTCGCGCGGCCTTTATTTATTTGCTGATGGCCGAAGTCGGCGCGTTGGCTATTATCCTGGCCTTCGGTGTGCTGGCCAGTTTTGCCGACGGCTTCACTTTCGACGGCTTGCGGCAGGCTAATTTGTCGCCCACTTGGGCCAGTATCGCTTTTGTGCTGGCTTTGCTGGGTTTTGGCATGAAGGCCGGCATCGTGCCGATTCATGTCTGGCTGCCGGAAGCGCATCCGGTCGCGCCTTCGCACATCTCGGCATTGATGAGCGGGGTGATGCTGAAAGTGGCCCTGTATGGCCTGATCCGGTTTTGTTTTGACTTGCTCCGCGAGGTGCAATGGCAGTGGGGCGTGGTGCTATTGATATTGGGCACGGTCTCGGCATTGGGCGGTATTTTGTACGCGATGATGCAATCCAATTTAAAGCGTCTGCTGGCATACAGCTCCGTGGAAAATATCGGCATCATTTTCATGGTGCTGGGCCTGGCCATGATTTTCATGGCCAACGCCCATCCCGAATTGGCTGCCTTGGGATTATTGGCGGCGTTGTTACATGCCTTCAATCATGCCTTATTCAAAAACTTGCTATTTCTGGGGGCTGGGATACTCCAGCATCAAACCCATGATCTGAATATCGATACCATGGGCGGTTTGATCAAACGCATGCCGCAAACCAGCTTTTTGTTTTTGGTCGGCTGTATGAGCATCTCCTCGCTGCCGCTGTTTAACGGTTTCGTCTCGGAATGGGTGGCGTTCCAGACCGCGCTACAGGTCAGTGTGTTGGACAACGGGGTATTGCGTAGTTTGATCCCGGTTTCGGCAGCGGCCTTGGCATTGACGGCAGCCTTGGCTGCGGCGTGTTTCGTCAAGGTGTTTGGGATGATTTTTCTGGGATTGCCACGCTCGCGCAATAGCGAAAAAGCCCAGGAAGTGAAAGACAAATCAATGTTATACGGCCCAACTCTGCTGGCGAGCTTGTGTTTTGTTTTCGGTATCTTTCCGACGCTGATCATTGATCTGCTAAACCGCGTTGCCGAGCAACTGCTGGGACAAAGTTTACCCAACTATACCGGTTTGAACTGGCTGTGGCTGGCCCCGGTGGCTACCAATAAAGTCTCCTATTCGCCGCCTTTGGTTTTAATCGGTGCGCTGATAGCCGGCGGCATCAGTTTTTGGTATCTGCGCCGCAATCTGGAAACCAAAACCATGCGTCGTTCAGCCGCCTGGGATTGCGGTTTCGGCGGCTTAACCCCGCGTATGCAGTACAGCTGTAATGCCTATACCATGCCGTTTCGGCGGATTTTCGCCAAAGTCTGGTTGATAGACGAGCAGGTTAATAAGGATATGCGGGGTGCCTTGGATATGGATGTGGCGGCAGTCCATTATCAATTGCAGATCCAGGACCATAGCTGGCCGCGGCTTTATCAGCCCATTGCCAATGGCGTCAATCAGCTGGCGAAACAGGTGGGTCGAATTCAGACCGGCAATATTCGGGTTTACCTGGGGTATTCGTTTGTCACGTTAATCATTATGTTGTGGGTGATCAGCTAA
- a CDS encoding SulP family inorganic anion transporter codes for MPNESKLALPKSGIPGLVENWRSDLLSGFLVFLIALPLCLGIAMASGFPPMSGIISAIIGGLIVSRISGSFMTINGPAAGLIVVIVDAVQSLGQGDAMAGYRFTLAAIVVASVLQILLGVFKAGKLSAFFPSSVVHGMLAAIGIIIMAKQIHTLLGVKPEAKTLLGTIAEIPHSIMEMNPEVSLIGLCGLVLLIIWSLIKQPTLKMIPAPLLVVMLGLALGQYFDLDHIHQYLFLPDAKILPHHQFTIGPTFLVAVPEHFMAGFYFPDFSKIATSEFWVSVVTIWLVGSLESLLSATAVDKLDPYKRNSNLNRDLAAVGAGNLVAGMVGGLPMIAEIVRSSANVNNGAKTSWANFFHGALLLIFVALFPKLIHEIPLSSLAALLVFTGFRLASPSEFAKTLSVGLDNFAVFVVTIIGVIATDLLVGVAIGIVVELLIHISRGLKPSNVFSLAYHVKQTDSQTYHIAVSGAAVFSNFISLKSLLADFPEQKTVFFDLTEADLIDHTVMEFIHHFAEEYNHAGGKCEIVGLDDHHSYSDHHLAVRRKLS; via the coding sequence ATGCCCAATGAATCTAAATTAGCTCTGCCTAAATCAGGTATCCCCGGACTCGTCGAAAACTGGCGTAGCGATCTGCTTTCCGGGTTTCTGGTGTTTCTAATCGCCCTGCCGCTGTGCCTCGGGATCGCCATGGCATCCGGTTTTCCGCCGATGTCGGGCATCATCTCTGCCATCATCGGCGGATTGATTGTCTCCAGAATTAGCGGTTCCTTTATGACTATTAACGGCCCAGCCGCCGGTTTGATTGTGGTCATCGTCGATGCCGTTCAATCGCTCGGACAGGGGGACGCGATGGCGGGTTACCGCTTTACCTTGGCAGCGATTGTCGTTGCCAGCGTGCTGCAGATTTTGCTGGGGGTGTTTAAAGCCGGCAAATTGAGTGCATTTTTTCCGTCTTCGGTAGTGCATGGCATGTTGGCGGCAATCGGCATCATCATCATGGCCAAGCAGATTCACACCTTGTTGGGCGTAAAACCCGAGGCTAAAACCTTGCTGGGTACCATCGCCGAGATTCCACATTCCATTATGGAAATGAATCCGGAAGTTTCGTTAATCGGCTTGTGCGGTCTGGTTTTGCTGATTATTTGGTCGCTGATCAAACAGCCGACGCTGAAGATGATTCCGGCGCCCTTGCTGGTGGTGATGCTGGGTTTGGCTTTAGGACAGTATTTCGATCTGGATCATATCCACCAATATCTGTTTTTACCGGATGCGAAAATTCTGCCGCATCATCAATTTACGATCGGTCCTACCTTCCTGGTCGCCGTGCCGGAACACTTTATGGCCGGTTTTTATTTTCCGGATTTTTCCAAAATTGCGACGTCGGAATTCTGGGTGTCGGTGGTGACGATCTGGTTGGTTGGCAGTCTGGAAAGCCTGCTGAGCGCCACGGCGGTCGATAAGCTCGATCCTTACAAACGCAATTCCAATTTGAATCGCGATTTAGCTGCCGTTGGCGCAGGTAATTTGGTTGCCGGCATGGTCGGCGGCTTGCCGATGATCGCCGAGATTGTCCGTAGCTCAGCCAATGTCAACAACGGCGCGAAAACCAGCTGGGCCAACTTTTTTCACGGCGCGCTATTGCTGATCTTCGTTGCGTTGTTTCCGAAGCTGATTCACGAAATTCCTTTGTCTTCGCTGGCGGCCTTGCTGGTTTTTACCGGGTTCCGTTTGGCATCGCCCAGTGAGTTTGCCAAAACCTTGTCGGTAGGCCTGGATAACTTTGCCGTGTTTGTCGTTACTATCATCGGTGTGATTGCCACTGATTTATTGGTTGGTGTGGCGATAGGCATCGTTGTGGAATTGCTGATTCACATCAGCCGGGGGCTGAAACCAAGCAACGTTTTCTCGTTGGCGTATCATGTCAAGCAAACCGATAGTCAGACGTATCACATCGCCGTTAGCGGTGCGGCGGTATTTTCCAATTTCATCAGCTTGAAAAGCTTATTAGCCGATTTTCCAGAACAGAAAACCGTATTTTTTGATCTGACCGAGGCCGATCTGATCGATCATACTGTCATGGAGTTTATCCATCACTTTGCCGAGGAATATAACCATGCCGGCGGCAAATGCGAGATTGTTGGATTGGACGACCACCACAGTTATTCCGATCATCATTTGGCTGTACGCCGTAAATTATCTTGA
- a CDS encoding RelA/SpoT family protein, with product MTNHNTLVANLFPGFSEADSSQIGTALTLIEQLSADCADSARPKGIDVAVILMSVHIDLETILAALLSDSRVVGKLGDTAIRDRFGTVVASLVKDVSWLNKVSIYSTDMANQPNQAEILRRMLLAMTHDVRAVLIKLAYRIQRLRDLHQEHEDIRRFIARETLDIYAPLANRLGINQFKWELEDLAFRYVDPENYRYVAESLAVNREQRQACIERFLAALNDQLKQEDIEAKVYGRPKHIYSIWNKMRRKQLTIDELYDLLAVRVVVDSLSACYMVLGLAHSHWQHIPREFDDYIANPKENGYQSLHTVVLDEDGNRIEIQIRTKAMHEFAELGVAAHWRYKEGSKFNAATEKNIASLRQLLEDKDSADNLLENFHTELFSDRVFVLTPAGKLIDLVKGATPLDFAYAIHTEVGHSCRGAKVNGQIKPLTYKLCSGEQVEIITVKNGQPNHNWLNPNLGYLKTPRAISKVKSWFKQQQQAENIASGKSLLDKESKRLGLKTVDISELLKHFKFADAEHLYEALGHGDINNRQLANALKIPELEPTPIKLVPSKANSQSAVTIDDIDNVITTLAHCCSPVKGDEIIGFISHKRGITIHRRDCENIQHLSPEQQLQLLKADWSGQQTVHHSVPIVIHAFNAQNLLNDVSQLLAAAKIHISNASLKTHDDLSAILTMTIQIENTEQLSLVLTRISHLPNIIEVKRKV from the coding sequence ATGACTAACCATAACACTCTCGTCGCCAACCTATTTCCAGGTTTCTCCGAAGCCGACAGCTCACAGATCGGTACGGCACTCACGCTGATCGAACAACTATCGGCGGATTGCGCCGACAGCGCCCGCCCCAAAGGTATTGATGTCGCCGTGATTCTGATGAGCGTGCACATCGATCTGGAAACCATCCTGGCGGCGCTGCTCAGCGACTCACGCGTCGTCGGTAAATTGGGCGACACGGCGATTCGCGACCGGTTCGGCACGGTGGTCGCCAGCCTGGTCAAGGATGTATCCTGGCTGAACAAGGTCAGCATCTACAGCACCGATATGGCCAATCAGCCCAATCAGGCGGAGATTTTGCGGCGCATGTTGCTGGCCATGACCCACGACGTGCGCGCAGTGCTGATCAAACTTGCTTACCGCATCCAGCGACTACGCGACCTGCATCAGGAACATGAGGATATTCGCCGCTTTATTGCCCGGGAAACCCTGGACATCTACGCACCGCTGGCCAACCGGCTGGGCATCAATCAATTCAAATGGGAACTGGAAGACCTGGCATTTCGCTATGTCGATCCGGAAAACTATCGCTATGTAGCCGAATCGCTGGCGGTGAACCGCGAGCAACGTCAAGCCTGCATCGAACGGTTTTTAGCGGCACTCAACGACCAATTAAAACAAGAAGACATCGAAGCCAAGGTCTACGGCAGACCCAAGCATATCTACAGCATTTGGAACAAAATGCGCCGCAAACAGCTGACGATAGACGAGCTATACGACTTGTTGGCGGTACGGGTGGTGGTCGATAGTCTATCGGCCTGCTACATGGTGTTGGGTTTAGCACATAGTCATTGGCAACATATCCCGCGCGAATTCGACGATTACATTGCCAACCCCAAGGAAAACGGCTATCAATCGCTGCATACCGTAGTGCTGGACGAAGACGGCAACCGAATCGAAATTCAGATCCGCACCAAGGCCATGCACGAATTCGCCGAGCTGGGTGTGGCCGCCCACTGGCGTTATAAGGAAGGCAGTAAATTCAATGCGGCCACCGAGAAGAATATCGCCTCGCTCCGGCAATTACTGGAAGACAAGGACAGTGCCGACAACCTGCTGGAAAACTTCCATACCGAGCTGTTTTCCGACCGGGTATTCGTGCTGACGCCGGCCGGCAAGCTGATCGATTTGGTCAAGGGCGCTACGCCGCTGGATTTTGCTTACGCAATCCATACCGAAGTGGGCCATAGCTGCCGTGGCGCTAAAGTCAACGGCCAAATCAAACCGCTGACTTACAAACTGTGTTCCGGGGAGCAGGTGGAAATTATCACCGTCAAAAACGGCCAACCCAATCACAATTGGCTGAACCCCAACCTGGGCTATTTAAAAACACCGCGCGCTATCAGCAAGGTAAAGAGCTGGTTCAAGCAACAACAACAAGCCGAGAATATCGCCTCCGGCAAATCGCTGCTGGACAAGGAAAGCAAACGGCTCGGCTTGAAAACGGTCGACATCAGCGAGTTGTTGAAGCATTTTAAATTCGCCGACGCCGAGCATTTATACGAGGCGCTGGGCCATGGCGATATCAATAACCGGCAATTGGCGAATGCGCTGAAAATTCCGGAATTGGAACCGACGCCGATTAAATTGGTGCCGAGCAAAGCCAACTCCCAATCGGCAGTAACCATCGACGATATCGACAATGTAATCACCACGCTGGCGCATTGCTGCTCGCCGGTAAAAGGCGACGAGATCATCGGCTTTATCTCGCATAAGCGCGGCATCACTATTCATCGCCGCGATTGCGAGAATATTCAGCATTTATCGCCGGAGCAACAATTGCAATTGTTAAAAGCGGATTGGAGCGGCCAGCAGACGGTGCATCATAGCGTGCCAATCGTGATTCATGCCTTTAACGCCCAAAACTTGCTAAACGACGTCTCCCAACTGCTGGCAGCCGCGAAAATTCATATCAGCAATGCTTCGTTGAAAACCCATGACGATTTGTCGGCCATCCTGACTATGACTATTCAAATTGAAAATACCGAACAGCTCAGCCTGGTGCTGACCCGTATCAGCCATCTACCGAATATTATTGAAGTGAAGAGAAAAGTCTGA
- the infA gene encoding translation initiation factor IF-1 yields MAKEDQIEMDGKVIDTLPNTMFRVELENGHIVTAHISGKMRKHYIRILTGDKVRVEMTPYDLTKGRITFRNR; encoded by the coding sequence ATGGCAAAAGAAGATCAAATTGAAATGGATGGCAAGGTCATCGATACCCTGCCCAACACAATGTTTCGCGTCGAGCTGGAAAACGGCCACATTGTGACTGCCCATATCTCCGGCAAAATGCGTAAACACTATATTCGCATCCTGACCGGCGATAAAGTCCGCGTAGAAATGACGCCTTACGACCTAACCAAAGGCCGCATCACTTTCCGCAATCGCTAA